One region of Lathamus discolor isolate bLatDis1 chromosome 2, bLatDis1.hap1, whole genome shotgun sequence genomic DNA includes:
- the FAM210A gene encoding protein FAM210A: MQRSLFHTAAQLAYGTYLVIPRTGIFQCLKGQSALSNIGCKVILALDPPKRCLHAGAACFASNKSASSSQPADSPHKVLEERNRLTSAADTPKQSPVESDSSEPDPLQDKSISLVQRFKKTFKQYGKVMIPVHLVTSTVWFGSFYYAAMQGVNIVPFLELIGLPDTVVNILKNSQSGNALTAYALYKIATPARYTVTLGGTSITVKYLRKHGYMSTPPPVKEYIQDRMGETKDKITEKMEETKGKITEKMEETKDKITGKMEETKDKITEKIQETKDKVSFKKIKE, from the exons ATGCAGCGGAGTCTGTTCCATACTGCTGCTCAGCTGGCATATGGGACATACTTGGTTATTCCTCGCACTGGTATCTTTCAGTGCTTAAAAGGACAATCAGCGTTGTCTAATATTGGATGCAAAGTGATTTTGGCACTGGACCCTCCTAAACGATGTCTTCATGCAGGTGCAGCATGCTTTGCCTCAAATAAAAGTGCTTCTTCATCACAGCCAGCAGACAGTCCTCACAAAGTACTAGAAGAGAGAAATCGTTTGACATCAGCCGCTGATACACCCAAGCAAAGCCCTGTAGAATCTGATTCTTCAGAACCTGATCCATTACAAGACAAATCAATTAGTCTTGTTCAGAGATTTAAGAAAACTTTTAAACAGTATGGAAAAGTCATGATTCCAGTGCATCTTGTGACTTCCACTGTGTGGTTTGGATCCTTCTACTATGCAGCCATGCA GGGAGTGAACATTGTTCCATTCCTAGAGTTGATTGGATTACCAGACACCGTGGTGAACATCCTGAAAAATTCTCAGAGTGGAAATGCACTAACCGCATATGCATTGTATAAA aTTGCAACTCCTGCCAGATACACTGTGACTTTGGGAGGAACATCCATCACTGTTAAGTATCTACGTAAGCATGGCTACATGTCCACACCACCACCAGTAAAGGAATATATACAAGATAGGATGGGGGAAACGAAGGATAAGATTACAGAGAAGAtggaggaaacaaaaggaaagattaCAGAGAAGATGGAGGAAACAAAAGATAAGATTACAGGGAAGATGGAGGAAACAAAGGATAAGATTACAGAGAAGATACAAGAAACCAAAGAtaaagtttcctttaaaaaaataaaggagtaG